A single Defluviitalea saccharophila DNA region contains:
- a CDS encoding VOC family protein, whose translation MQKIVPHLWYDKEAKEAAQFYISIFEQSKLVYTKVLKNPPPFGDAEIVSFELAGQQFMAISAGPYFKFNPTISLMVACSTSEEVDKLWKALSEGGTELMPLGEYPFSKRYAWVQDRYGLSWQLMLVEGEQEIQKITPCLLFSYGACGKAEEAIKYYAELFENSEIGMISRYGEGEAASSRAKVNYAVFKLDGMAFSAMDNGYDVDYTFNEAFSFIINCKDQKEIDYFWEKLSAMPEAESCGWCKDQFGVSWQVLPSNWEETLFGGSEEEVQRVNAAVFEMKKIDLETLEKIKFGISN comes from the coding sequence ATGCAAAAAATAGTTCCGCATTTATGGTATGACAAGGAAGCCAAAGAGGCCGCACAGTTCTACATCAGCATTTTTGAACAGTCAAAACTCGTGTATACCAAAGTTTTAAAAAACCCACCTCCTTTTGGGGATGCGGAGATTGTGAGCTTTGAACTGGCAGGGCAGCAGTTTATGGCAATCAGCGCAGGTCCTTATTTCAAGTTTAACCCAACCATATCGCTTATGGTAGCTTGCTCTACTTCTGAGGAAGTGGACAAACTCTGGAAGGCGCTGTCTGAGGGTGGTACTGAACTGATGCCCCTTGGAGAATACCCGTTTAGCAAACGCTATGCATGGGTTCAGGACCGCTACGGCTTGTCTTGGCAGTTAATGCTGGTGGAAGGAGAACAGGAAATTCAGAAGATAACCCCTTGCTTGCTATTCTCTTATGGTGCCTGCGGGAAAGCCGAGGAAGCAATAAAATACTATGCAGAGTTGTTCGAAAACTCGGAGATAGGAATGATTAGCAGATACGGAGAGGGGGAAGCTGCGTCCTCGAGGGCAAAGGTGAACTATGCAGTTTTCAAGCTGGACGGTATGGCTTTTTCAGCAATGGACAACGGGTATGATGTGGATTACACGTTCAATGAGGCATTTTCATTTATCATAAACTGTAAGGATCAGAAGGAGATAGACTATTTCTGGGAGAAGCTTTCGGCGATGCCCGAGGCAGAGAGCTGCGGATGGTGCAAGGATCAATTCGGAGTTTCATGGCAGGTATTGCCTTCAAATTGGGAAGAGACTCTTTTCGGCGGCTCTGAGGAAGAAGTACAGAGAGTGAACGCGGCTGTTTTTGAGATGAAAAAGATTGATTTGGAGACTTTAGAGAAGATAAAGTTTGGAATTTCTAACTGA
- a CDS encoding NUDIX hydrolase — protein MTEYIKTLRKMVGHTPILQCGASVIVENEQGEILLQLRKDNHCWGYAGGSVELDEEVEEAAKRELYEETGLIANELELFGIFSGKDMHYIYPNGDEVSNIDIVYVCKSYSGDLKIQQDEVINLKFFPLSDVPENISPPNIKALKEYIRKRTVKTIF, from the coding sequence ATGACAGAATATATAAAAACTTTACGAAAAATGGTTGGGCATACACCGATTTTGCAATGTGGGGCCTCTGTCATAGTTGAGAATGAACAAGGGGAAATATTGCTGCAGTTGAGAAAAGATAATCATTGTTGGGGATATGCCGGGGGTTCCGTTGAGCTGGATGAAGAAGTGGAAGAAGCGGCAAAAAGAGAATTATATGAGGAAACAGGACTTATTGCAAATGAACTTGAACTATTCGGCATCTTTTCCGGAAAGGATATGCATTATATTTATCCTAACGGTGATGAAGTATCAAATATTGATATTGTGTATGTATGCAAATCTTATTCAGGAGATTTAAAAATACAGCAAGATGAAGTTATCAATCTTAAATTTTTCCCGTTGTCTGATGTGCCGGAAAATATTTCACCACCTAATATAAAAGCATTAAAGGAATACATCAGGAAAAGAACAGTAAAAACTATATTTTAA
- a CDS encoding DUF2809 domain-containing protein has product MSIAIPEKVKLLPLYVFLFACFVEFMQYLKIVEFLRLQNITFLRIMIGSVFDWADIVSYCLGCIFLVFFEMKKKKFDW; this is encoded by the coding sequence GTGAGTATAGCAATTCCCGAGAAAGTAAAGCTGTTGCCACTTTATGTTTTTCTTTTTGCCTGTTTTGTTGAGTTTATGCAATATTTAAAGATTGTTGAATTCCTTAGACTTCAGAATATTACATTTTTAAGAATCATGATTGGGTCTGTATTCGATTGGGCAGATATAGTATCCTATTGTTTAGGATGTATTTTTTTAGTTTTCTTCGAGATGAAGAAAAAGAAATTTGATTGGTAG
- a CDS encoding DUF4865 family protein, translating to MISSQYKIILPSDYDMDIIRKRVEVNGKKTDGFYGLKFKLYLITEKGKNNNFYNSYSPLYLWKDSEGLNKFLFEGFYDNIITSFGWQKVNIRVPLIDTTTQRISECNYLFEITGEIEPQESLTNLKDNIREVIPDIDNAEYVVIYNPDKWKYQVFYFIDDLSKVNTKKGVVYEILHISQ from the coding sequence ATGATATCATCACAATATAAGATAATTTTACCTAGCGATTATGACATGGATATAATTAGGAAGAGAGTCGAAGTTAATGGTAAAAAAACGGATGGGTTTTATGGGCTTAAGTTTAAGCTTTACTTGATAACAGAAAAGGGGAAAAATAATAATTTTTATAATAGCTATTCTCCTTTATATCTTTGGAAAGACAGTGAAGGTTTAAATAAATTTTTATTTGAAGGATTCTATGATAATATAATAACATCATTTGGGTGGCAGAAAGTGAATATCAGAGTACCATTAATTGATACTACAACCCAAAGAATTAGTGAGTGTAACTATCTATTTGAAATAACAGGAGAAATAGAACCCCAAGAAAGTTTAACCAACTTAAAAGATAATATCAGAGAAGTTATTCCTGATATTGATAATGCAGAGTATGTTGTAATTTATAATCCAGATAAGTGGAAGTATCAAGTGTTTTATTTTATAGATGATTTAAGTAAAGTGAATACGAAAAAAGGCGTAGTTTATGAGATACTTCATATATCACAATAA
- a CDS encoding DMT family transporter, which produces MNAHTNDKKSYIMLISSLLIVGSIGIFRRYIPLSSALIAFFRGLIGSVSLFVFIKLRKTGRWQRIETKNLVGLMINGAFLGINWILLFEAFNYTTIAKATLCYYMQPTIVLLLSPLVFKEKLTVKKILCALVALFGMIFVSGVIGVDVVQAEELKGILFGIGAAGFYSLVVILNKKIADVDAYQKTIIQLISAAVILIPYLIIIEDFKDIVFNASLVLLLLIVGIIHTGVVYALYFGSMSGLKAQTISILSYIDPVVAMIVSALILGERMTLWGIIGAVLIIGSAIVSELEPKRKKI; this is translated from the coding sequence GTGAATGCTCATACAAATGACAAGAAATCATACATTATGCTGATTTCATCTTTACTCATTGTGGGATCCATCGGCATTTTTAGAAGGTATATACCCTTATCTTCGGCATTGATTGCTTTTTTTCGTGGACTGATAGGTTCTGTTTCTCTATTTGTTTTTATTAAGCTGCGAAAGACAGGACGATGGCAAAGAATAGAAACAAAAAACCTCGTTGGACTGATGATAAACGGAGCTTTTCTAGGAATCAATTGGATTTTGCTTTTCGAGGCATTTAATTATACAACCATTGCAAAGGCGACCCTTTGTTATTACATGCAGCCTACGATTGTTCTATTGCTTTCTCCTCTAGTTTTTAAAGAAAAACTGACAGTAAAAAAGATACTATGCGCGTTGGTTGCACTCTTTGGTATGATATTCGTTTCTGGTGTTATCGGCGTGGATGTGGTACAAGCAGAAGAACTGAAAGGAATTCTGTTCGGCATTGGAGCTGCAGGTTTTTACTCACTGGTCGTTATCCTTAATAAGAAAATCGCTGATGTGGATGCTTATCAGAAAACCATTATTCAGTTAATCTCCGCGGCTGTTATTCTGATTCCATACTTGATCATCATAGAAGATTTTAAGGACATTGTTTTTAATGCAAGTCTTGTTTTGCTGCTTCTGATTGTGGGAATCATTCATACCGGCGTTGTATATGCACTTTATTTTGGAAGTATGAGTGGGTTAAAGGCGCAGACTATTTCTATTCTCAGTTATATAGATCCCGTTGTGGCGATGATTGTATCTGCACTCATCCTTGGAGAAAGGATGACTCTATGGGGTATTATTGGAGCTGTGTTGATCATAGGTTCAGCAATTGTAAGTGAATTGGAGCCAAAACGGAAGAAAATATGA
- the cutA gene encoding divalent-cation tolerance protein CutA: MMSKYGIVLTTFENEQQAKPVIDEIIRCKLAACVQEIKIKSHYTWKGELFHEDEDLVLLKTRKELYPELEKKLLEIHPYDTPEILFVDVESGSAAYLAWIDEQTRKQID, encoded by the coding sequence ATGATGAGCAAATATGGGATAGTTTTAACAACGTTTGAAAATGAGCAGCAGGCAAAGCCTGTAATAGATGAAATTATAAGATGTAAACTAGCCGCATGCGTCCAGGAAATTAAGATAAAAAGTCATTATACATGGAAGGGCGAACTATTTCATGAAGATGAGGATTTAGTGCTGCTCAAAACTAGAAAGGAATTATATCCTGAACTAGAGAAAAAACTCCTAGAAATTCATCCATATGATACTCCGGAAATTTTATTTGTAGACGTGGAAAGCGGAAGCGCGGCATATTTAGCATGGATAGATGAACAAACACGGAAGCAAATTGATTAA
- a CDS encoding chemotaxis protein CheX has protein sequence MVDDIYKAFVDAINNVFKLVLNISDISVHSSEEFTCDGEIDIAVGIVGELQGEVLYRFPVTTSLSMVNIMSGMEFEDVDIFVTSAISEIANIISGNVLTSLSDDMQKYDILDILPPVQSRPDDSKAYEIESSCRVSTSIGEVFLKIGLNPA, from the coding sequence ATGGTAGATGATATTTACAAAGCCTTTGTTGATGCAATAAATAATGTATTTAAACTGGTTCTTAATATCTCAGATATTTCCGTTCATTCGTCTGAGGAATTTACATGCGATGGCGAGATTGATATTGCAGTTGGGATTGTTGGAGAACTCCAGGGAGAAGTTCTTTACAGATTCCCGGTTACTACCTCTCTTAGTATGGTAAATATCATGAGTGGTATGGAGTTTGAGGATGTGGATATCTTCGTGACTTCTGCCATATCAGAGATTGCTAATATCATTAGCGGTAATGTTCTTACTTCACTTTCCGATGATATGCAGAAATATGATATCTTAGATATCTTACCTCCGGTGCAAAGCAGACCTGATGATTCTAAGGCATATGAGATAGAATCAAGCTGCCGTGTTTCCACATCAATCGGGGAAGTTTTTCTTAAAATAGGATTAAATCCAGCGTAA
- a CDS encoding DMT family transporter, with product MNIKNSFHPYAIITIVFWSLAYVLTRLTLQYFTAFSLGFLRYFIASCTLMIVAVLLKMKLPSKEDFLWFVSAGGAGFFFYMIAFNQGQAVVTAATASVVIATVPVITALWARFLFHEELTLFQWIALPVEFFGVTVLTMMNSTFSVNMGLFWLLLAALALSIYNLLQRKLTRKYTALQTSTFSIFCGTLMLSAFAPTSIHEISLAPPVQCFYLAILSICCSSIAYCTWSKAFSKAKQTSQVSNYMFVTPFLTSLLGFLLAGEIPDRATLVGGGIILIGVLIFNFGEKLFIKIR from the coding sequence ATGAATATCAAAAACAGTTTTCACCCCTATGCTATTATCACCATTGTCTTCTGGTCCTTAGCCTATGTCTTAACCCGATTGACGTTACAATACTTCACGGCATTTTCTTTGGGATTTCTTCGTTATTTTATCGCCTCCTGCACATTGATGATTGTTGCCGTATTATTAAAAATGAAATTGCCTTCTAAAGAGGATTTTTTATGGTTTGTTTCTGCTGGAGGCGCAGGTTTCTTTTTTTATATGATAGCATTCAATCAGGGCCAGGCTGTTGTTACAGCAGCCACAGCAAGTGTTGTCATTGCCACAGTTCCTGTTATTACCGCACTATGGGCACGTTTTCTATTCCATGAGGAACTGACACTATTTCAATGGATTGCTCTTCCTGTTGAATTCTTCGGCGTTACCGTCCTTACAATGATGAACAGCACTTTTTCTGTCAATATGGGACTATTCTGGCTTTTACTCGCTGCACTGGCTCTGAGCATTTACAATCTGCTCCAGCGAAAACTAACCAGAAAATACACTGCACTACAGACTTCAACTTTCAGCATTTTTTGTGGCACCCTGATGCTTTCAGCTTTTGCACCCACTTCAATCCATGAGATCTCCCTCGCTCCACCAGTTCAATGTTTCTATCTTGCGATTTTAAGCATCTGCTGCAGTTCAATCGCTTATTGCACATGGTCAAAAGCATTTTCTAAAGCTAAACAGACATCACAAGTCAGCAACTATATGTTTGTTACACCTTTTTTGACAAGCCTTTTAGGGTTCTTGCTTGCTGGTGAGATCCCTGACAGGGCGACTCTTGTTGGCGGTGGAATTATCCTTATTGGTGTGCTGATTTTTAATTTTGGCGAAAAACTTTTTATAAAGATACGTTAG
- a CDS encoding phenylpyruvate tautomerase MIF-related protein — protein MPYISTRTNVKLSNDQCESIKTKLGKAIELLPGKSENWLMLSFEDESNLYFKGKNDKPLAFVDVKLFGKASKDAYNNLTREIANILHEELNIQPDCIYVKYEEVSTWGWNGSNF, from the coding sequence TTGCCATATATAAGTACAAGAACTAATGTAAAGCTAAGTAATGATCAGTGTGAATCAATTAAAACTAAGCTTGGAAAAGCCATTGAATTACTGCCTGGAAAGAGTGAAAATTGGCTTATGCTTTCTTTTGAAGATGAAAGCAACTTATATTTTAAAGGAAAAAACGATAAGCCTTTAGCCTTCGTAGATGTTAAGCTTTTTGGCAAAGCATCGAAGGATGCCTACAATAATCTCACAAGAGAAATTGCGAATATACTCCATGAAGAGCTGAACATACAGCCGGACTGCATCTACGTAAAGTATGAAGAAGTTTCAACCTGGGGTTGGAACGGCAGCAATTTCTAA
- a CDS encoding AraC family transcriptional regulator encodes MEWMTIIGNSIQYIEEHITEDITVDSIAKNANVSTFYFQKGFAMLCGFTVAEYIRNRRLALAGNDLLVTDEKIIDIAIKYGYDSPDSFTKAFTRFHGVTPTSVRKDGVMLKSFAPLKIKISLEGGYIMDYRIMKKEAFTVLGNAREFFYVGAKEVVPQFWQEHFSSGKGAYVAGVYGINIDEEMGQDKFEYLIADPYCPQKEIPEGFVTRTIPAFDWAVFPCKGAMPNALQDVNRKIFAEWLPALKEYEFAAGYCVEYYDDPTKYEKGTLDENYYCEIWIPVKKK; translated from the coding sequence ATGGAATGGATGACTATTATTGGGAATTCGATTCAGTATATTGAGGAGCATATTACAGAGGACATTACTGTAGACAGTATTGCAAAGAATGCAAATGTATCTACCTTTTATTTTCAAAAGGGATTTGCAATGCTATGTGGCTTTACGGTAGCAGAATATATCAGAAACAGGCGGCTTGCTCTGGCAGGAAATGATCTTCTTGTGACCGATGAAAAAATAATCGATATCGCAATAAAGTATGGGTATGACTCCCCAGATAGCTTTACCAAGGCATTTACCAGATTCCATGGAGTTACACCAACATCTGTGCGCAAAGATGGGGTGATGCTCAAATCCTTTGCTCCGCTGAAAATTAAAATATCATTAGAAGGAGGCTATATCATGGATTACAGAATTATGAAAAAGGAAGCATTTACAGTGCTTGGGAATGCTAGGGAATTTTTCTATGTAGGTGCAAAAGAAGTTGTGCCGCAGTTTTGGCAGGAGCATTTTTCATCTGGCAAGGGAGCGTATGTAGCGGGAGTGTATGGCATAAACATTGATGAGGAGATGGGGCAGGATAAATTTGAGTATTTGATCGCTGATCCATATTGTCCTCAGAAGGAGATTCCAGAAGGTTTTGTGACCAGAACGATTCCTGCCTTTGACTGGGCTGTGTTCCCTTGTAAAGGAGCGATGCCCAATGCGCTTCAAGATGTGAACAGAAAAATCTTTGCAGAGTGGCTACCGGCACTGAAAGAGTATGAATTCGCGGCTGGGTACTGCGTGGAGTATTATGATGATCCTACAAAGTATGAAAAAGGTACATTAGATGAGAATTACTACTGCGAAATTTGGATTCCAGTTAAAAAGAAATAG
- a CDS encoding SDR family oxidoreductase, with amino-acid sequence MNEKDMYTPDELKAETQPIPGQESKMHPEPIYDNPEKKGTGRLQSKTAIITGGDSGIGRAVAVAYAKEGCNVVIVYNIADDDANETKRVVESYGGKALLIKGDIGESSFCNEVVEKTLKEFGGIDILVNNAAEQHMQQSIENITDEQLLRTFKTNIFSMFYLTRAVLPHMKEGSVIINTGSVTAFKGNKDLLDYSATKGAVTAFTRSLSENLADRKIRVNQVAPGPIWTPLIVSTFDENTIANFGKDTPMKRPGQPVEVAEAYVYLATSDSSYMTGQTIHINGGSIING; translated from the coding sequence ATGAATGAAAAGGACATGTATACACCTGATGAACTAAAAGCTGAAACACAACCTATACCGGGACAGGAAAGCAAGATGCATCCCGAACCAATCTATGACAATCCTGAAAAGAAAGGTACGGGCAGATTACAATCTAAGACTGCTATTATCACAGGAGGGGATAGCGGAATTGGTAGAGCTGTTGCCGTTGCATATGCGAAAGAAGGTTGTAATGTAGTTATTGTATATAATATTGCAGATGACGATGCCAATGAGACAAAAAGAGTAGTGGAATCTTATGGCGGAAAGGCATTATTGATCAAAGGAGATATTGGAGAGAGCAGTTTTTGCAACGAAGTAGTAGAAAAAACTCTGAAAGAATTTGGAGGCATTGATATTTTAGTCAATAATGCCGCGGAGCAACATATGCAACAATCCATAGAGAATATTACAGATGAACAACTTCTTCGAACATTTAAAACCAATATATTTTCCATGTTTTATCTAACAAGAGCAGTATTACCCCATATGAAAGAAGGCAGTGTAATTATTAATACCGGTTCGGTAACAGCATTTAAAGGAAACAAAGATTTACTTGATTATTCAGCAACAAAAGGTGCTGTAACAGCGTTCACAAGATCTTTATCCGAGAATTTAGCAGATAGAAAAATCAGAGTCAATCAAGTTGCCCCCGGACCAATCTGGACACCTCTTATTGTATCGACTTTTGATGAGAATACTATTGCGAACTTTGGTAAGGATACGCCAATGAAAAGACCAGGACAACCGGTTGAAGTTGCAGAAGCCTATGTTTATCTGGCAACCTCCGACTCTTCATATATGACAGGACAGACCATTCATATCAATGGTGGTTCGATTATCAATGGTTAA
- a CDS encoding hemerythrin family protein, which yields MLWKDTYELGVPQIDAQHKELFRRVEAFLQVLRSKDTWEDKLPKINETLEFMKGYVVEHFRDEEEYQKKINYPEYEAHKQIHSNMVGYVLEVSKQFEESNNDENLMQQFGGKLLAWLINHVAAEDQRIADYATKEGGNGNGR from the coding sequence ATGCTTTGGAAAGATACCTATGAATTGGGGGTTCCTCAGATTGATGCGCAACATAAAGAATTATTCAGGCGCGTTGAAGCTTTTTTGCAGGTATTGCGATCAAAGGACACTTGGGAAGACAAACTCCCCAAGATTAATGAAACACTGGAGTTTATGAAAGGATATGTCGTAGAGCATTTCCGAGATGAAGAGGAATACCAGAAAAAGATTAATTATCCTGAATATGAAGCCCATAAACAGATACATAGTAATATGGTGGGGTATGTTCTGGAGGTTTCTAAGCAATTCGAAGAATCCAATAATGACGAGAATTTGATGCAACAGTTTGGAGGAAAACTTCTTGCATGGTTGATTAATCATGTAGCCGCCGAAGATCAACGCATTGCGGATTATGCCACAAAAGAAGGGGGAAATGGCAATGGTAGATGA
- a CDS encoding PLP-dependent aminotransferase family protein — translation MYISLDETRKRSYSKQIYIKIRAMILSGELSAGEPLPSSRTLSRELSVSRNTVLTAYDMLVSEGAVYSIAGSGYYVSPGVKNTQIKAMGIKDQQTASLSDTVIIDQIINFDSGIPALDLFPREKWNRVVSRAFLDAPVSALGYDDPQGRPEFRKVLCNYLKKTRGISCSLEQIIITSGTKQGLSLVAKCLLSSESEVWMENPSNVNVKQIFSYHTDRIVPFDVDAQGIQPELFPRNGKPDLIFVTPSHQFPMGGILPLQRRIALVEFARKTGAIILEDDYDSAFTYDTPLSNSLFELDHDRVIYTGTFSKVMFPSIRLGYLVIPEHLVPPVRELKRLADHHSNSVYQIALMRFIESGELDRHIRRMKKEYRNRRDLLIELLYDYFGDRVHIHGGSAGMHIVAEFDNVLFSEKQVSRLMAYGIYVVPVERHSIKKGSHANQIILGYAGLTKDDFIRGLSILKEIVNNC, via the coding sequence TTGTACATCTCTTTGGATGAAACAAGAAAACGTTCATATTCAAAACAAATCTATATTAAGATTCGGGCAATGATACTATCAGGGGAATTATCGGCCGGAGAACCTTTGCCCTCATCAAGGACTTTAAGCCGTGAACTTTCTGTTTCTAGAAACACTGTCCTGACGGCATACGATATGCTGGTGTCGGAGGGGGCAGTATATAGCATTGCAGGATCAGGCTATTATGTCAGTCCTGGGGTAAAGAATACGCAAATAAAAGCCATGGGCATAAAAGATCAGCAGACGGCTTCACTTTCCGATACAGTAATCATTGATCAGATAATCAATTTTGATAGTGGCATCCCCGCTCTTGATTTGTTTCCACGTGAGAAATGGAATCGGGTGGTATCCCGTGCTTTTCTAGATGCGCCAGTATCCGCCCTTGGATATGATGATCCGCAGGGACGTCCGGAATTCAGAAAGGTGCTGTGCAATTATCTGAAAAAGACTCGCGGCATATCATGTTCTCTGGAACAGATAATCATTACCTCCGGAACGAAGCAGGGGTTGTCTCTAGTTGCAAAATGTCTGCTTTCCTCGGAAAGCGAAGTATGGATGGAAAACCCATCAAATGTTAATGTGAAGCAAATTTTTTCTTACCATACAGACCGAATTGTCCCATTTGATGTAGATGCTCAAGGTATTCAGCCGGAACTGTTTCCAAGGAACGGGAAACCTGATTTGATATTTGTAACCCCATCCCATCAATTCCCAATGGGGGGCATTTTGCCTCTTCAGCGAAGGATTGCACTGGTGGAATTCGCGAGAAAAACCGGAGCAATTATTCTGGAAGATGATTATGACAGTGCTTTCACTTATGACACACCCCTGTCAAATTCCTTATTTGAGTTAGACCACGACCGGGTTATATATACTGGAACTTTCAGCAAAGTCATGTTTCCGTCGATTAGATTGGGGTATCTTGTTATTCCGGAACACCTTGTCCCACCTGTGCGGGAGTTAAAGAGGCTGGCTGATCATCACTCCAACTCAGTTTATCAAATTGCATTGATGCGTTTTATTGAAAGTGGGGAACTTGACCGGCATATTCGGCGCATGAAAAAAGAGTATCGAAATCGCCGTGATTTGCTGATAGAACTGCTCTATGATTACTTCGGAGATAGGGTACATATTCATGGGGGTTCAGCAGGGATGCACATTGTCGCTGAATTCGACAATGTTCTGTTTTCAGAAAAGCAGGTGAGCAGACTGATGGCTTATGGCATTTATGTTGTCCCTGTGGAAAGACACTCGATTAAAAAGGGAAGTCATGCAAACCAGATCATACTAGGATATGCAGGGCTAACAAAAGATGACTTTATACGTGGGCTGAGTATACTAAAAGAAATAGTAAATAATTGTTAA
- a CDS encoding YoaK family protein: MNSLTQSRGEKSLWLFVKKNRDLILHSLMCSIGGFLGGYAVLCRGNLASAQTLNMIDIVFGIVGKNKDELMLRLLGLFLYIMGIELVVLLSKKTKINLQRYSIFVDMAGFLILAMIPEQTNRMIGVLPLFFILSTQWSVFHGVREYNSATIFSTNNLRQMVLALNEYAFDRDRKQLNSALYYINTLFWFHINIIFIYFAVKYFGIYASLFGFIYAVPALAITFVKDEKIPENSFLNCSKEKIYVKF, translated from the coding sequence ATGAATAGCTTAACACAGAGCAGAGGGGAAAAAAGCCTTTGGCTTTTTGTGAAGAAAAACCGGGACTTAATACTGCATAGCTTAATGTGCAGCATCGGAGGGTTTTTGGGTGGCTATGCTGTGCTTTGCAGAGGGAATTTAGCTTCCGCGCAGACACTTAACATGATCGACATTGTATTTGGGATTGTGGGTAAAAACAAGGATGAGCTTATGCTTAGACTCCTTGGACTTTTTTTATATATTATGGGAATAGAGCTTGTTGTACTTCTTTCGAAAAAGACAAAAATCAATCTGCAGCGATACAGTATTTTTGTTGATATGGCAGGCTTTCTGATTTTGGCTATGATACCGGAGCAGACCAATAGGATGATAGGAGTTCTTCCTTTATTTTTTATACTTTCTACGCAGTGGAGCGTGTTTCATGGGGTAAGGGAATATAACAGTGCCACGATATTTTCTACAAATAACCTCCGTCAGATGGTGCTTGCTCTGAATGAGTATGCTTTTGACAGGGACAGAAAACAACTAAATAGTGCGCTGTACTATATCAATACATTATTCTGGTTTCACATAAATATAATATTTATTTATTTTGCTGTTAAGTATTTCGGTATTTATGCTTCACTTTTTGGATTTATTTATGCTGTTCCTGCACTGGCAATTACATTTGTAAAGGATGAAAAAATACCGGAAAATAGCTTTCTTAATTGCAGCAAAGAGAAAATATATGTTAAGTTTTAA